The Streptomyces sp. NBC_01268 genome segment CCCCGGTCTGAGACGTCATGGTGCCCTGCCCTCCGGTGATCGAACTACTGTGCGATGCATTGTCGAACGAAAGTTCGAACTTTGTCGAGCCTGAAACGCCCGGCGCGGCGTCTTCCACCGGGGTCGCCTCAGAACGGTCCTGATCGGAGCCAGTGTTCGAGCCGGGGTACTCTGGATGGCGCGTTCCCCGAACCTGACACAGTCGGGGGACGGCGGGGCGCGAGGGGCGCGCGGGGACCCCAGGGGGCTTGGAAGGCAGTGCTGACGCATGGACACGGAGCCGGGAGCTAGCCGGCGGGAACGGGCCGTCGACTGGCTCGAGTCCCACCCGGATCTGCCCCATCTGTTCGCACGTCTCGCGGAACTGGTCCATGTCACCGGCTACGCCCCGGAGGACCTCGTCGTCCTGCCCCGCTCCGAAGTGGACCGCCGCGAGACCGCAGGCTTCACCGCCGGATGGGCCGAGGCCGTCTCCGACGAACTGCCGCGCATCCGCAGGGAGTACGAGAAGCGCGTCGCCGACGCCTACGCGCAGGGACAGGGCGACGCGCGTGGTATACGCCGCCCCCAGCGACGGTCGGACACGCCCCAGGACGGCGCCCGGGTCATCGCGCTGCCCTTCGCCCGGCTCCTGGAACCCCCGGCCGTCGTGGTCCAGGCCGAGGAACGGGTCCGCAGGGAGCGGGAGTTGTTCGAACAGAGCCCCGAGCCGGAGCACGAGCCCGTTCATGAGCGGGAGCCCGACCCGACGCCGGAGCCCGACCTCCTGGTGACGGCTCAGGAGAGCCGTACGCGCAGGAACGCCCAGCCGGTACGGAAGGTGGTACGCGGCAAGGGCGGCCGCCCGATCGTGCCTCCCCTCGCCGGCGTACCCGTGCAGAGCGGAACGGGTGGTGAACGTCGGGACCCGGAGCCGGCCGAGCCGGACGCGGCGGCGGGCAAGGGGCGGCGTCTCTCCGACCGGGCCAGAGCCCTGGAGAAGGGAATGGCCGCGGAGCGAGCACAGGAAGCGCCCCCGGAGCCCGTTCCCTGACGGGAACGGGCTCCGGGGGCCGTGGGGGAGGCGGGGTCAGCCGAAGAAGCGGGCGAGGGTACCCAGGGACACCGCCTCGACGGCGCTCTCCTCCGTGGAGTCCTCGTCCTGCTCCTCCTCGTCCTCGTCCTCGTCGGAGTCGCCCGGACGAGGAATGGGCTGCGGGGGCTCGGGCTGTTCGCCGTCCTCGTCCGCGTTGACGGCGGCGAACATCCAGTTGGCGACGGCCAGATGGTCCACCGCGGCCGCCAGCAGGTGGTCGGTGACCGACCAGTCCGCGGCCTCGCCGTGCAACTCCCGCTGCACGGCGCTGTCGGCCGGCAGATGTGTGATCAGCGCGGCGACGCGCCGACTGGAGAGATCACCGCGGTACCAATCGAGGAGATCGGTGCCGTAGTAGCGGAGGAAGTCCGCCTCAAGGGCCTCGGCGTGTTCGTCGACGAACTCGACGAGGCTCAGTCTTCCCCCAGGCCGAGCCCGGTCTCCTCGCCGTAGGCCTCAAGGATCGCGGCGATGTCCTGCATCGTCACGTCGTGCTGTTCGAAGCGGGCGAACTGCGCCCCACCCATCAGGAGCGAGAGCAGACCGTCCACGTCGTTGTCGTCCAGCTTGCTCAGCTTCTTGGCGGTCGCGCGGGAGAGCTCGGTCGGGAGCGTGAAGGACTCGCCGTCCAGCTCGAAGGACCAGTCGTGGCCGGAGACCTCCAGGCGCTGGGCGCGAGCGGCGTTGACGTCGAAACGGGCCATGGTGTGCGTACTCCTTGTTCGCGTGGTTCGCGTGGGTGAAGAGCAGAAGGGGCGGGGCGGGACGGCGCGTGGCCGTCCCGCCCCGGGTGGGGAGTGATCCGCCGGATCAGACCGTCGCGGAGTACTGGTCGTCCTTCATCAGGAAGGACGCCAGCGGCTTGCCGTCACCGTTCGACATCGCCGTGAAGGTCACGCCCAGCTGGGACGCGGCCTTGCGGTTGAGCTTGATGTCGTCGGTGGCGGTCACCTGGCCGCGCGGGATGATGAAGCGGTAGGTGACGGCGGTGGTGCCGCCGGCCTTCACGTCGGTGAACTCCAGGCCGAGGGCGCGGACGTCCGCGAACGGACGCTCGGCGATCTCGTACTTGTAGGTGCCGGTCGCCGGCGCCGGGTCGGCGTCGACCTTGCCGCCGCCCATGAAGAACGGCAGCGTGTCCTCGTTGAACTGGAGCAGCGAGAACTTCAGGGACAGGTCACGGGCCGAGTAGATGTAGTGGACCGGGGAGACCGACTGCCACGAGTCGATGGCCTCCAGCTTGTCCTTCTTCGAGAACGTGACGCCGTCGCCGGTGGTGAAGCCGAGGTTGGTCCAGGACGACCAGTCGGCGACCGCGTCGGCGCCGAAGTTGGGCGCGGCCGTGCCGACCTTGGCGACGTAGAGCTTGCCGCTGCCGGCGACGCGGATCTCGGCAGAGTTGTTTCCAGCCATGGTGGTGTTTCTCCTTGGATACAGAGGGGGTGGGGTCGCCGCCCCGGCGGCCGGGGGATTCCGGCTCCGGGTACGGCAAAGGCCCCGCTGGACGGTCCGGCGGGGCCTGGTCTGGGGCGAGCGGCCGCAAGGGCCCTCGGGGGCGGGGCGTCGAGGAGACCGCTGGGGTCTACAGGACGTCCAGGGAGAGGCGGATCACGCAGAGGTAGCGGTTCGCGCCCCGGTAGAGGTAGTCGGGCATCCAGCGCGGCCCGTCCTCCTCCTCCACGTCGCTGACGTAGGTCACGCCGAGCTGCTTGCCGATGGTGGCGAGCAGCGCCCGGCGGGCCGCGTTGGCGGTGACGTGGGCCGCGGTCTTGTTCGGGCCGTAGACCTCGAACTCGATGAGCGGCTTGTCGACGTGCAGGTCGCCGATCCAGGCGCCGCCGCGGCGGTTGACCAGGACGGCGTTCTGCGTGCCGTCGAAACCGGCGGGCGCCTGGGCGGCGACCGTGACGCCGGCGAGCGCCGGGTCGGCCTTGAGGACGTCGACGACCAGCTTCTCGACGTCCGGGAACGCACTCGGGGGAGTGGTCATGACGGTTCTCCTCGGAGAAGGGGATGGGGTGGGGCGGGCGGTGCGCGGGTGCCGCCCGGGGCGCTCGACGCGGGGAAGGGGGCGGGGGCGCGGAGCGCTCCCGGACGGCGAACGGCGGAGGCCGCGTCCCGTCCTGCGGGCGCAGCTCCGCCGCTGCACCAACTGTGACAGAGAGCGTGCGCGCACGCAACTAGTTCGGTGATCCCCTTCGGGATTCCCTGGGGAGGGGGCTGCTGTACGGCGCTGACCTGCGGTTTCGTCTCGGCGGTAGGTTGGCCCGGTCTTCCCCGAACAAGGAGCCGCCCGTGCCCACCGCCCGCCGCCCCCGTCTCCTCTACGTCAGCGACCTCGCCTACCCGGCCCGCGGTCGCCGCTACTGCGACGAGGACATCGACCTCACCGCCCGGCTCCGCGCGGAGTTCGACCTCGCCGTCTGCCACCCGCGGGACGCCGCCGCCCTCATGGACGCCTTCGACGCCGTCGTCGTCCGCAACAGCGGGCCCGTGCTGCACTACCAGGAGGCGTACGACGCCTTCCGCGCCCGCGCGGCGGAGCTGGGCACCCGCGTCTACAACCCGCTGCACGGACGGGGCGACATGGCCGGCAAGCAGTACCTCCTCGACCTCACCGCCGCCGGGCTGCCCGTCATCCCCACCGTCGACCGCGCCCAGGACCTCGAACGGCTGCCCGCCGCCGACACGTACGCGGTCAAGCCCAAGGCCGGGGCCGACTCCATAGGGCTGCGCTTCCTCCCGTACGAGGAGCTCGGCGGACTCGCGTACGGCGAGGGGCTCCTGGTCCAGCCGCGGATCGACTTCCGGTACGAGGTGTCCTTCTACTTCGTCGACGACCGCTTCCAGTACGCCCTGTACGCCCCCGACCCGGAGAAGCGCTGGGAGCTGGAGCCGTACGAGGCCGACGAGGCCGACCTGCGGTTCGCCCGCCGGTTCGTCGACTGGAACACCCTCGACCACGGCATCCAGCGCGTCGACGCCTGCCGCACCCGCGAGGGCGAGCTGCTCCTCGTCGAGCTGGAGGACCTCAACCCGTACCTCTCCCTCGACCTCGTACCGGAGGCCGCGCGCGAGCGCTTCGTGGCCGCCATGGCGGAGTCGCTGCACGCCTTCCTCGCCGCGTAGGGACAGGCGCAGGGAACGCCGGAACGCCGAAGCGCCCCGTGTCTCGGGTGAGACGCGGGGCGCTTCGGCGGATCCGGGGGCTTCAGGCGGTGCGCGGGCGGCGGCGGGCCGTTCGTTCGGCGGCGAAGACGTCCTCCAGGCGGAACAGCTGCGCCCGGCCGGCCTTGCCCGCGGCCCGCAGGTGGCCCAGCTGGACCCACTTGCGGATCGTCGCCGGGGCGACCCCCGCCTCCACGGCGGCGAGCGGGCCCGGGATCAGCGCCGGCAGGGAAAGCGCGGTCGAGCTCAGCATGTGGTCTCCTTCGTGTCGTCCATCGCCGCTTCGATCTCGTCCGTGCGTGCACCCGACGCGTCCGCGAGCTCCGCCCACTCGTCCTCCGGCCACAGGTGCCGGTAGGCCGGGTCGTCCTGGCAGCCGCAGGCCTCGTCCGTGCACAGGCAGGCCGGGTTCACGCACAGCACCGCCCGCCGGTCCGGGAAGGCCCGCAGCGACACCGAGTCGCACCAGGGGCAGCGGCCCGACACCCGTACGACCGTCTCCGCGTCGCCCAGCGTCCGCGCGCAGCGGCGGGCCATCCGGCGGATCTCGTCCCGCACGTGCCGGGCCAGCACCGGGTGGGCGGCGATCGTGTCGAGCGTCCCGGTGACCCGGCGCAGCCGCTCCACCACGCCCGCCCGCCGCGGCCGCGGCAGTCCGAGCCGGGCGCAGACCGCCTCCTCCAGCTCCACCACGCCGTCGGTGATGTCACGGATCGCGTCGGAGATGTGCAGCCGGATCGGGGCCGCGCCGTGGCCCGGTACGGACAGGCCGTGCCGCTGTTCGAGCAGCAGTGCCTCGCGGCGCTCCGCGCGGATCAGCTCGTCCCGCCCGGGGTGGGGGGCGGTGGGCGCGGTCCCGGCGGGGGAGCGGCGGCCGGGGGCGAGCTCCTCGGCGAGCTCGGGGAACTGGCGGGCGAGGGAGGCGGTCCAGAGCACGATGTCCCGCACCACCCGCTCGTCGGCGGGGCCGGCGTCCACGTGCTCAGCCACGGTCGCCTCCGGCGAGGGCGGCGCCCGCGGCGTCCAGGGCGGCGTGATCGGCGAGGGCGTGGTCCGCGGACGGCTCGGCGGTGTCCGCCGGGGCCGGCTCGCCGCGGCGGCGGCGGGGCTTGACCGGGCGTCCGTTGCGCCACAGGCGGCCGGCGCAGACGCCGTCGAACCAGCTCTCGGCGGGGGCGACGGCCGTCTCGCACTCGCGGCGGACGGGGCAGGCGGCGCAGGCACGCAGGGCCGGGGCCGCCTCTTTGCCGCGGCGCGAGAACACGACGGACGGGGAGAGGCCGGCACACGCGGCGGCGGCCTGCCAGGGGGAGGAGTCGTACTGGTGCAAGGAGGTTCTCCACGTTCCGGGGCCCCGTACGCCCCTGGGGCCGGTGTGGCCCGTGGGACTCAGGAGGCCGACGAGTGCGGCGGCGAGAACACTGACATGTTGCGTGCGAGCTCGCAACTACCTTTGTGAGGGCCCCTTCACCGGTTCGACACGATTGCGTGCCCGAAAGCACGTAATTCCGTGCGCGCAAGCACGCTAAAGTAAGGGGCCCGAAGGGTGGGGGAGTTAAGGGAGCGGTACACACATGAGCACTCAAGGGCTCGACGAGTTCGCAGGCTGGGTCGAGAGACTGATGCGAGCGCGCGGCTACGACATCGACAGCCCCCGCGGCGGAGGGAAGTCCCGGATCGCGGACGAGGCCGGAGTGCACCGTGCCGCCGTGACGCGACTGCTGCAGCGGCAGAGCATGCCCGACCTGGAGACCATGCGCAGGATCGCCCCGCTCCTCGGGGTCTCGGTCCGCGACATGCTCATCCGGTCCGGCCGGGTGACCCCGGAGGAGCTGCCGCTCGCGGAGGACCTCCTGGCGCCGGGCGACTGGCAGCCGACCATGGAGGACTTCGCGCGCTGGCTCGGCGTCCCCGACGAGCGGATGGACGTCTTCGTGAAGGTCGTCACGCAGTTCCTGGAGCCCGGGGCGGAGGGTTCCGACGCCCGCGCGGCGGGCGAGCCCCGCCGTGCCGCCCAGGACTGACCCGCGCGCCCACCGCCTCGCCGCGCCGCCTTGCCCGTCCGGGTGACGTTCTCCCGCGTCGCCCGGACCGGCCTGCGCGTGGGCATTTGTTTTGACCGGAGTCCATGCGATAGGTACGCTCATGCCTTGTGCCTGGGGTGTGCCCGGACTCGTGTGCGTGTCTTCCGCCGCAGACTGAGTCCGAAGCCGGCCGCCGCAATCCGCGCTCCTCTCCGCCTCTGGCGGGGGGTTCGCAGGATTCGACACACCCGACCGCGTGGGTCGGAGATGTTCCAGGTTAGTTTTACCGACGGCACACAGAAACCGGAGAAGTAGTGCCTACGATCCAGCAGCTGGTCCGTAAGGGCCGGCAGGACAAGGTCGAGAAGAACAAGACGCCCGCACTCGAGGGTTCCCCTCAGCGCCGCGGCGTCTGCACGCGTGTGTTCACGACCACCCCGAAGAAGCCGAACTCGGCCCTCCGTAAGGTCGCGCGTGTGCGTCTGACCTCGGGCATCGAGGTCACGGCCTACATCCCGGGTGAGGGCCACAACCTGCAGGAGCACTCGATCGTGCTCGTTCGCGGTGGCCGTGTGAAGGACCTGCCGGGTGTTCGTTACAAGATCATCCGTGGTTCCCTCGACACGCAGGGCGTCAAGAACCGTAAGCAGGCTCGCAGCCGCTACGGCGCCAAGAAGGAGAAGTAAGAATGCCTCGTAAGGGCCCCGCCCCGAAGCGCCCGGTCATCATCGACCCGGTCTACAGCTCTCCTCTTGTCACCTCGCTGATCAACAAGATCCTGCTGGACGGCAAGCGTTCCACCGCCGAGCGCATCGTCTACGGCGCCATGGAGGGCCTCCGCGAGAAGACCGGTGCTGACCCGGTCGTCACGCTGAAGCGCGCTCTCGAGAACGTCAAGCCGTCCCTCGAGGTCAAGTCCCGCCGTGTCGGTGGCGCCACCTACCAGGTGCCGATCGAGGTCAAGCCCGGTCGCGCGTCCACCCTGGCGCTGCGCTGGCTGGTCGGCTACTCCCGCGCCCGTCGCGAGAAGACCATGACCGAGCGCCTCATGAACGAGCTCCTCGACGCCTCGAACGGCCTCGGTGCTGCGGTCAAGAAGCGCGAGGACACGCACAAGATGGCCGAGTCCAACAAGGCCTTCGCGCACTACCGCTGGTAGTCGCAACCCACATCGAGACCGAGAGAAGACTGAGCCGATATGGCTACCACTTCGCTTGACCTTGCCAAGGTGCGCAACATCGGCATCATGGCGCACATCGACGCGGGCAAGACGACCACCACCGAGCGGATCCTGTTCTACACCGGCGTCTCGTACAAGATCGGTGAGGTCCACGACGGCGCCGCCACGATGGACTGGATGGAGCAGGAGCAGGAGCGTGGCATCACGATCACCTCTGCTGCCACCACCTGCCACTGGCCGCTCGAGAACGTCGATCACACGATCAACATCATCGACACGCCGGGCCACGTCGACTTCACCGTCGAGGTGGAGCGTTCGCTGCGCGTGCTCGACGGTGCTGTCACCGTGTTCGACGGCGTGGCCGGCGTCGAGCCCCAGTCCGAGACCGT includes the following:
- the rpsL gene encoding 30S ribosomal protein S12, yielding MPTIQQLVRKGRQDKVEKNKTPALEGSPQRRGVCTRVFTTTPKKPNSALRKVARVRLTSGIEVTAYIPGEGHNLQEHSIVLVRGGRVKDLPGVRYKIIRGSLDTQGVKNRKQARSRYGAKKEK
- a CDS encoding helix-turn-helix transcriptional regulator gives rise to the protein MSTQGLDEFAGWVERLMRARGYDIDSPRGGGKSRIADEAGVHRAAVTRLLQRQSMPDLETMRRIAPLLGVSVRDMLIRSGRVTPEELPLAEDLLAPGDWQPTMEDFARWLGVPDERMDVFVKVVTQFLEPGAEGSDARAAGEPRRAAQD
- the rpsG gene encoding 30S ribosomal protein S7 — protein: MPRKGPAPKRPVIIDPVYSSPLVTSLINKILLDGKRSTAERIVYGAMEGLREKTGADPVVTLKRALENVKPSLEVKSRRVGGATYQVPIEVKPGRASTLALRWLVGYSRARREKTMTERLMNELLDASNGLGAAVKKREDTHKMAESNKAFAHYRW
- a CDS encoding phage tail tube protein, whose translation is MAGNNSAEIRVAGSGKLYVAKVGTAAPNFGADAVADWSSWTNLGFTTGDGVTFSKKDKLEAIDSWQSVSPVHYIYSARDLSLKFSLLQFNEDTLPFFMGGGKVDADPAPATGTYKYEIAERPFADVRALGLEFTDVKAGGTTAVTYRFIIPRGQVTATDDIKLNRKAASQLGVTFTAMSNGDGKPLASFLMKDDQYSATV
- a CDS encoding WhiB family transcriptional regulator; translated protein: MHQYDSSPWQAAAACAGLSPSVVFSRRGKEAAPALRACAACPVRRECETAVAPAESWFDGVCAGRLWRNGRPVKPRRRRGEPAPADTAEPSADHALADHAALDAAGAALAGGDRG